The stretch of DNA ACTCGTCGCGATCGTCGACACGGCACTGTCCAACGTCGCGCGGCACGCGGGGACCGGCGCCAAGGCGTACGTATTGCTGGAGGATCTGGGCGAGGAGGTGATCGTCAGCGTCCGCGACGACGGCACCGGCATTGCCCCGGGGCGGCTGGCCGAAGCGGAGGCCGAGGGGCGCATGGGAGTATCGAAATCCATTCTGGGCCGCGTCGGTGCGCTCGGCGGCACCGCCGAACTCGACACCGAACCCGGTCAGGGCACCGAATGGGAGATCCGCGTGCCGAAGGGAGACGAAACGCATGGCTGACCCGGAGGCCGGTGAACCGATCACCGTGATGGTCGTCGACGACCATCCGATGTGGCGGGACGCCGTGGCCCGCGATCTCGACGGCGCCGGTTTCGCCGTGGTCGCCACGGCGGACGGCGTCGCGGCCGCGGGACGGCGGGCGGCGGCGACGCGTCCCGCTGTCGTGCTGATGGACATGCAACTGCCGGACGGCAACGGGGCCGCGGCCACCGCCGCCGTCCTGGACGTGTCGCCGGACAGCCGGGTGCTGGTCCTGTCGGCCTCGTCCGAGCGTGACGACGTCCTCGACGCCGTCAAGGCCGGCGCGTCCGGGTACCTCGTGAAGAGCGCGTCGGTGGAGGAACTCCTCGACGCGGTGCGAGCCACCGCGGCCGGGCAGGCGGTGTTCACGCCGGGGCTCGCGGGACTCGTGCTGGGGGAGTACCGCCGGATGTCGAGTGCGCCCGCCGACGAGCAGGGCCCCGCGGTCCCGAAACTGACGGAACGGGAGACCGAGGTGCTGCGGTTCGTCGCGAAAGGGCTCAGCGCCAAGCAGATCGCGACCAAGCTGTCGCTGAGCCACCGCACCGTCGAGAATCACGTCCAGGCCACCCTCCGCAAGCTGCAGCTGGCCAACCGCGTCGAGCTGACCAGGTACGCCATCGAGCAGGGCCTCGAGTAGCCGTGAGTACTTGTTAACGTCCGGCGGTTGACAAGTACTCACGGGCGCTAGCCTGGTCGGTATGGAGGCACGGGACCTACGCGTATCGGATGCGGAGCGGGAACACGTCGGCGAACTGCTGCAGCGGGCGGTGGGCCAGGGGATGCTCTCGCTCGGGGAGTTCACCGAACGGATGGACACGGCGCTCGCCGCGAAGACGCGCGCCGAGCTGAACGTCGTCCTGGTGGATCTGCCGGGGATCCAGTTGATCTCCGAGTTCACGCCGCCGCCGTACCCCGACCAGCCGTACGTGTCCCGCCCGGCGCCGCCGGTGCCGCCGCCCCTACACCGGTCACCGGCACCGCCGCCGGGAGACGTCGTCCGCGGGCGGATGTCGTCGGTCAGCCGCACCGGCTCGTGGAACGTGCCCCCCGCGATCGAGGTGAACACCCGGCTGTCGACGGTGACGCTCGACTTCACGAGGGCCGTGATGTCGACGCAGGTGGTGCACGTGACGATCGACGACTACGCGAGCACGATCTCGCTGGTCGTGCCGGAGGAGGCGACCGTCGACCTCAACGGCGTCGAAACGGTCGGCGGATCCGCGAGCAACAAGGTGCGGACCGGACCACCCATCGGCCCGCTGCACCTCGTCGTCCGCGGCAAGGTCCGGTTCGGGAACGTGACCGCCAAGCACCCCTTCGGCACGTCGATCCGCCGCATGTTCGGGTAGCACGACGCACGTCCCTCGAGTAGGCCTACTCATGTGTGGGCGCCCTCGCCGCAGGACGATTGATCCATGTCCACACCTGGTATTCCTTCAGTCGACCCCCGGCTCGTCGCGCAACTCTCCGGCGACTTCTCGGCGCTCGGTCAGCAGATGCGTCACGTGGGTGAGAACCTCGCCGTCCTGCAGGCGCAACTCGCGGCCGGCGCACGTCCTGCACCTCCTGCACCACAGCCGGCGCCCCAGCCCCAGCCTGTGCCGCAACCGATGTACCGACCCCCGGTGCCGCAAGCGCCCCCGGTGACCCCGCCGGCCGCTCCCTACCGGCCCACCCCGATTACGCCGCCCCGGGTGGTGCGCGAGCCCTGGTGGCAGCGCGACGGGATGATCAGCCGCGTGCTCGCCGTCGCGGGTGTCGCCGTCACCCTGATCGGTGTGGTGATGCTGCTCGTGCTGGCAGCGCAGGCCGGGTTCTTCGGCCCGGAACTGCGGGTGGTGGCGGGCGGACTGTTCTCGGCCGGTCTCGTCGTCACCGGTGCCCGCGTCTTCGGACGTCCCGGCGGCCGGGTCGGCGGGATCGCGCTCGCGGCAACGGGTATCGCCGGCGCCTACCTGGACGTCGTGGCCGTGGCCGTCGTCTATCACTGGCTGCTGCCGGTGCTCGCGATGGTCGTGGCACTCGGGATCGCGGGAGCCGGTGTCGCACTGGCGGTTCGGTGGGGTTCGCAACCCCTCGCCCTGCTGGTGGTGATCGGCGCCGCCGTGCTCGCACCCGTGCTCACCGACGGCATCACGCTCACCCTCATCGGCTTCCTGTTCGTCATCCAGGTCGCGAGCTTCCCGGCGCAACTCGGCCGCGACTGGCTGTACCTGGCGATCGCGAGGACGTGCCCGGTGGTGATCGCACTGGTGGTCGCGATCGCGAGTGCCGGACTCGACGGCCGGCCGGAGCGGTTCTGGCTGCTCGCCTCCGCCGCGCTGGTCGCCCTGTTCGGTCTCGGGTCTTCGATCATCCTGCTGCGCAGCAACTCCCGCGACGTCACCGCGACCGCGATGATCGTCACGACGGCCGTCCCGACGCTGGTGATCGGCCACCTCTTCGACCGGCTCGGGTCCACGCTGATCGCGCTGGCGCTGGCCGCCGCGATGTTCGCCGCGTTCGCCGTGGCCCGCTCGTTGCCGAACCACGCCCGGATCGCGCTTGCCGGCGTGGGTACCCTCGCGCTGCTCGAAGCCTGCCTCGTCGGGTCGAGCGAAGACCTCGCACCGCTCGTCCTGCTCGGGGTGGCGGCGCTGTTCCTCACCGTCGGCGGGCAGGCGGAGTCACGGATCGCGTATGCCGTCGGTGCCGTCTTCACGGTCGTGGGCGGGCTCGCCTTCGCGATCACCGCACCGCCGTTCGTCCTCGTCGACGAGAACAGGGCGCTCGACGCGCTCGGGGTGACGACGGTGCTGTCGTCGCTGGTGCTGGCGGGAACGGTGTTCCTGTTCGTCTGGTACGCGCACACACTGAAGCTGCTGAGCGCCGCCGACGCCCAGCCGTGGTGGGTGCTCGCCGGGCTGGTGATCCTGTACGCCGTCACCACCGCGACGGTGTCCGCCGGGACGGCGCTGACCGGGACATCCGCGGGCTTCATCGCCGGGCACTGCGCCGCGACGATCGCGTGGATGGCGGCGGCGACGGCGGCTCTGGTGTTCGGACTGGGTCGGCGCGACTACGCCCACACCGCGCTCGGCGTCGGACTCGGACTGACCGCTGCGGCGCTGGCCAAACTGTTCCTGTTCGACCTGGCCACCCTCGACGGACTGTTCCGCGTCCTCGCGTTCCTGGTGGTGGGCCTGCTGCTGCTCCTCGCCGGCACCCGCTACGCACGTGAATTCGCGGAGCGGGAGGCCGGGCGGGAAACGCCGAACGGCTCCGTCAGCGCCGGTTCTGCCGAGCGATGAGTTCGCTCACGCTCACGGCGTTGCCGTCGTCGGCGCGGTGCCTGCCGCTCGAGGCGTCGTCCGGATCGACGGGCGGCTCCTCGGCGCGGCGGCGCGAGCCGTTCGTCGGGACAGCGCTGGACGGGCTCCCGTTGGCCGGCGCGCCGTTGGTTCGCCTGCCGCCGTTCACCGGTTCCGCAGGCTCCGCGGCGCGACGCCGCGACGGGATCGGCGGCACCGGGCGGGCAGGAGACGACTGGGGGGTCTCCTGCTCGTACGGTGCGGGCACCGAGCGCGGCGAGCGGGTGGGCAGCGACGGCGCCGACGCGCTCGGTCGCGGTTCGGCGGGCGAGGAGATCGGCCGCGGTTCGGCGGCCGACGTGGACCGGAGGTCGGCGAGCCAGCTCTCGATGGGACGCGACTCGGTGGCCGGGCCCGGGGCCGGAGCCGCCGGGCGGGGCCGGGGAGCGGGACGCGACTGCGGTGCAGGGCGCGACGCCGGTGCGGGACGCGACTGGGTCGGGGCCGCACGCGGGGGAACGGGCTGCGGCAGCGCGGTGGTCTGCGGTTCCGCCGCCGGCTCCTCGATCTCCACCGGCGGCCGAGCGGGGCGGCCGGTCGCCGACCGCCGGGCCTCGTCCTGCGCCCGGCGCGCCTGCGCGTCGTCCTCGGACATCTTCGCGGCCAGCGCCCGCGCCGTCACCAGCGGGATCGGCTCGGTGAGCGGTTCCGGTTTGCGGGGTGCGGGCGGCGCCGCGAGCTTGCGCTGCGGCGGGACGGCACCGATCGGCGTGAGCTCCGGGACGTCGGCGGGCATCAACTCGTTGTCCAGGATGGGTTCGGCGAGACCCGTCTTCTCCTGGATCCGCTTCATCCAGGCCGGCGCCCACCAGCAGTCGTCGCCGAGCAGCTTCATCGTGGCGGGGACGAGGAACATGCGGATGAGGGTCGCGTCGATGACGAGCGCGGCGATCATGCCGTAGGAGATGTATTTCATCATCACGAGTTCGGAGAACCCGAACGCGCCGGTGACGACGATGAGGATGAGCGCGGCCGCGGTGATGATGCGGCCCGTGTGCGCGGTGCCGATGCGGATCGACTCCGTCGTACTGGCCCCCTGCGCCCGCGCCTCGACCATCCGGGAGAGCAGGAACACCTCGTAGTCGGTGGACAGGCCGTAGACGATCGCGATGATCAGCACCAGCACCGGCGACATGATCGGTCCGGGGGTGAAATTCAGCCATTCCGAGCCGTGACCGTCGATGAAGATCCACGTCAGGATGCCCAGCGTCGACCCGAGGCCCAGTGCGCTCATCAACGCCGCCTTGATCGGCAGCACCAGCGAGCCGAACGTCAGGAACATCAGCAGCGTCGTCAGGAAGAGGACGGAGATCACCATCGTGGGCAGGTGGTCGAGCAGCGCGGCGATACTGTCCTGCTCGATCGCCGGGGTGCCGCCCACCAGCACTTGGACGCCGTCCGGTTTGTCCATGGCACGCAGATAGTCGATGGTCGGCTTGGACTCGTTGCGGTCGACGAGCCCCGCCTTGAGGACGACCACGCCGTCCTTGGCCGCGCCCTCCGGGGTGAACCGTTCGATCAGGCCCGGCGCGCCACTGGCTTCCTTGATGATCTGGCCGAGCGCCTTGTTGTCGGCGTCGGACACCACGAGCTTGACCGGTTCGGTGCGCAGATTCGGGAAGATCTCGTCGAACTGTTCCTGCGCGGCGCGGGTCGAGCTGTCCGGCGGCAGGTAGGTCTCGTTGATGCCACCGAACTTGATGCCGGTCAGCGGCACGATCAGCAGGAGCAGTCCGACGACGATGGGGATGGTGACCTTGAGCGGGTTGCGCATCACCCAGCGGGTGAGCCGGCCCCAGATGCTCGCCTCGATCTCCTCGGTGTTCTTGGTCTGACGGAAACGGTCGAGGCTGAGGGCGTCGACGCGCTTGCCGAGGATGCCGAGGATCGCGGGCAGGATCGTGATCGACGTCAGGGCGGCGAGGCCGACGGTCGCGATGGCGCCGTAGGCGACGGATTTCAGGAAGCCCTGCGGGAACAGCAGCAGACCGCCGAGGCTGGCGACGATCATCGTGGCCGAGAAGACCACGGTGCGGCCCGAGGTCATCACCGTTCGGCGGACGGCGGAGCGGGTGTCGTACCCCTCCGCCATCTCTTCTCGGAACCGGCTGACGATGAACAACCCGTAGTCGATGGCCAGGCCGAGACCCACGAGGGAGACCACGGGCGCGACGAACGAGTTGACCTCGGTGAAGTTGGTGATGAGGCGGACGATGCCGTTGGCGCCGACCACGGTCAGGCCGCCGATGATCAGCGGCAGCGCCGCCGCGACGACACCACCGAACACGAAGAAGAGAAGGATGCCGACGGCCGGGATCGCGAGGAGTTCCATGCGCCGGATGTCGGTGGCCATCGTGTCGTTGAGCGCACCCGACACCGGCTGGAGACCGGCGAGTTGCACGTCGACGCCGTCGATGTAGAACTCGTCCTTGACGTCCCGGAAATTCGCGGTGACCTCGGTGTCGTTGTCGCCGACGATCGCGATGCTCTCGATCGCATGCTGCTTGTCGGCGTCCGCGGCGGACGCCAGCTGCGGTGCGGTGCCGACCTTGAAATAGCCGCCGTTGATCTTGAGGATCTTGTCCGGGTGTTCCGCGGCCAGACGCTCGAGGTTCTCGACGACCTTCGCCTGGAACTCGGGGTCCTCGATCGTCTTGCCCTCGGGCGCCGTGTAGAGCGCGACGACGTCGCTGTTGGTGTCGCGACCGAAGGTGCCGTCAGCCAGCTTGGCCGCGGCGACCGACTCCGAGCCCGGATCGTCCCAGCCGCTCTGGCTGAGATGCTTCTCGAGGCCCAGGCCGTACGCGGCCGAACCGAGCAACAAGGCGACCATGATGCCGATGACGGTGAATCGGGCCCGGTAGACGACGCTTCCCCAGCTCGCGAACACAGATCAACTCCTACTCGGCAGCACTCTTCCGCCCGACGAGCAGGGCGGAAAGCGGTCGGAACGGCTGCAACCAGGCACCCTCGTCGGGCAGTGTGTCGAGGCTGACCCGAGGCAGTGGCTCCCGGAACACGCCGGGAATGTCCTCGAGATCGACGAAGTCCAGAAGATCGGACGCGACCGCCCAGCTGGCGTGCTCGCGGAACCCGAGTATCTGGACCGGAATGCCGGTCGCGGCGATGTCCTCCAACGGCTCGCGAAACGCTTGACCGTCGGCGGAGGCGACCATGACACCGGCCAGCCCCTCGCCGTGACGAAGCGCGATGTGGTCCAGCATGTCGGAGTCGACGTCGCTGTCCTCATCGATCTTCGGCTTGGCGAACACCGCGAATCCCACATTACGCAAGGCTTCGACCCACGGTCTCACGACATCGGCGCTGCCAGCCGCGATGTTGGTGAAGACCGTCGCCTCGGGTTCGAGTGTGTCGGTGCCGGACGCGGACAGTTCCGCGGTCCGGGAGAGCAGCCAGCGGCCGAGTGCGTCGAATCGTGGCCGGTAGGCAGCCGTGGGCCTGCCGCCGAGGATGGCGCCGAGGCCCATGTCGAGGTTGGGTGCGTCCCAGACGAGAAGGACCCGCTTCTGGTGGCGCCCGTCACGTGCACCCACCACGGGAGATCCTGACGACACCGCGGTGCCTGCCGGGGCGGTGCCGGCTGTGTCGGTGTACTGCTCGCTGACGCTCATGACCTGATCTTCCCCCAAATCAACTCGGTGATCGCACTGCCGACCTGGTGGGCCTTGTCCTCGAACTTCGTCACCGGACGCTCGTGCGTCATGGGTGATTCCCAGTCGAGGGAGGTCAGGAGGGGTTCCGCGTTGCCTGCCTCGGCGATGGCCTCGGCGTACTCGGCGTGATCTGTTGCGACATGCAACACACCGCCGGCCTTCAGCCTGCTCGCGATCAGGGCGAAAGTGGGGGCCTGCAGCAGGCGGCGCTTGTGATGGCGGGCCTTCGGCCACGGGTCCGGGAAGAAGACACGGACACCGGTGAGCGATTCCGGTTCGATCATGTTTTCCAGGACATCCATCGCGTCGCCGCGCAGGACCCGGATGTTCGGGATCTCGTCCCGTTCGATCTGTTGGAGCAACTGTGCGAGCCCGGGCCGGTAGACCTCGACGGCCATGAGGTTCACGTGGGGTTCGGCCTTCGCCATCGCGGCGGTGGCGGTACCCGTGCCCGAGCCGATCTCGAGGATCAGGGGCGCGTCCCGGCCGAACCACGACGGCGCGTCCAGGCGATTGTCCGAGACGTCCGCGCCGATCACGGGCCATTGCCGGTCCCACGACTCCTGCTGGGCAGCGGTCAGGGCGCCCCTGCGCGAGCGGAAACTTGTCACCCTCGGGTGGAGACGGGACCCCTTCGAGTCCTTCGTCTGCCCCTCCTCGGGGACGGCGGGTGCATCCTGATCAGCGTGGTTCACCGGACCATTGTCACGCATGAGGGGCGTTTCTGGCATACGGGTCTGAAGTTCACCTTGAGACTTTTTCGGGAATCCGGTGCCCAGCCTGCACGGTTGCGCACGCCGATTCGGGGCGAGTCTGACAGAATCGGCGCGGGACGAAGGGGGGTGACTGCGTCATGGGCACTGCAGATGCCGGGAGCGGGGAACTGACGGATCTCGCCGCAGAAGTGGCGGCACTCGACGAGGTCGCCGGCGACCGGGTGCGTGCCG from Rhodococcus opacus B4 encodes:
- a CDS encoding response regulator: MADPEAGEPITVMVVDDHPMWRDAVARDLDGAGFAVVATADGVAAAGRRAAATRPAVVLMDMQLPDGNGAAATAAVLDVSPDSRVLVLSASSERDDVLDAVKAGASGYLVKSASVEELLDAVRATAAGQAVFTPGLAGLVLGEYRRMSSAPADEQGPAVPKLTERETEVLRFVAKGLSAKQIATKLSLSHRTVENHVQATLRKLQLANRVELTRYAIEQGLE
- a CDS encoding DUF1707 SHOCT-like domain-containing protein; this encodes MEARDLRVSDAEREHVGELLQRAVGQGMLSLGEFTERMDTALAAKTRAELNVVLVDLPGIQLISEFTPPPYPDQPYVSRPAPPVPPPLHRSPAPPPGDVVRGRMSSVSRTGSWNVPPAIEVNTRLSTVTLDFTRAVMSTQVVHVTIDDYASTISLVVPEEATVDLNGVETVGGSASNKVRTGPPIGPLHLVVRGKVRFGNVTAKHPFGTSIRRMFG
- a CDS encoding DUF2339 domain-containing protein encodes the protein MSTPGIPSVDPRLVAQLSGDFSALGQQMRHVGENLAVLQAQLAAGARPAPPAPQPAPQPQPVPQPMYRPPVPQAPPVTPPAAPYRPTPITPPRVVREPWWQRDGMISRVLAVAGVAVTLIGVVMLLVLAAQAGFFGPELRVVAGGLFSAGLVVTGARVFGRPGGRVGGIALAATGIAGAYLDVVAVAVVYHWLLPVLAMVVALGIAGAGVALAVRWGSQPLALLVVIGAAVLAPVLTDGITLTLIGFLFVIQVASFPAQLGRDWLYLAIARTCPVVIALVVAIASAGLDGRPERFWLLASAALVALFGLGSSIILLRSNSRDVTATAMIVTTAVPTLVIGHLFDRLGSTLIALALAAAMFAAFAVARSLPNHARIALAGVGTLALLEACLVGSSEDLAPLVLLGVAALFLTVGGQAESRIAYAVGAVFTVVGGLAFAITAPPFVLVDENRALDALGVTTVLSSLVLAGTVFLFVWYAHTLKLLSAADAQPWWVLAGLVILYAVTTATVSAGTALTGTSAGFIAGHCAATIAWMAAATAALVFGLGRRDYAHTALGVGLGLTAAALAKLFLFDLATLDGLFRVLAFLVVGLLLLLAGTRYAREFAEREAGRETPNGSVSAGSAER
- a CDS encoding MMPL family transporter, translating into MFASWGSVVYRARFTVIGIMVALLLGSAAYGLGLEKHLSQSGWDDPGSESVAAAKLADGTFGRDTNSDVVALYTAPEGKTIEDPEFQAKVVENLERLAAEHPDKILKINGGYFKVGTAPQLASAADADKQHAIESIAIVGDNDTEVTANFRDVKDEFYIDGVDVQLAGLQPVSGALNDTMATDIRRMELLAIPAVGILLFFVFGGVVAAALPLIIGGLTVVGANGIVRLITNFTEVNSFVAPVVSLVGLGLAIDYGLFIVSRFREEMAEGYDTRSAVRRTVMTSGRTVVFSATMIVASLGGLLLFPQGFLKSVAYGAIATVGLAALTSITILPAILGILGKRVDALSLDRFRQTKNTEEIEASIWGRLTRWVMRNPLKVTIPIVVGLLLLIVPLTGIKFGGINETYLPPDSSTRAAQEQFDEIFPNLRTEPVKLVVSDADNKALGQIIKEASGAPGLIERFTPEGAAKDGVVVLKAGLVDRNESKPTIDYLRAMDKPDGVQVLVGGTPAIEQDSIAALLDHLPTMVISVLFLTTLLMFLTFGSLVLPIKAALMSALGLGSTLGILTWIFIDGHGSEWLNFTPGPIMSPVLVLIIAIVYGLSTDYEVFLLSRMVEARAQGASTTESIRIGTAHTGRIITAAALILIVVTGAFGFSELVMMKYISYGMIAALVIDATLIRMFLVPATMKLLGDDCWWAPAWMKRIQEKTGLAEPILDNELMPADVPELTPIGAVPPQRKLAAPPAPRKPEPLTEPIPLVTARALAAKMSEDDAQARRAQDEARRSATGRPARPPVEIEEPAAEPQTTALPQPVPPRAAPTQSRPAPASRPAPQSRPAPRPRPAAPAPGPATESRPIESWLADLRSTSAAEPRPISSPAEPRPSASAPSLPTRSPRSVPAPYEQETPQSSPARPVPPIPSRRRAAEPAEPVNGGRRTNGAPANGSPSSAVPTNGSRRRAEEPPVDPDDASSGRHRADDGNAVSVSELIARQNRR
- a CDS encoding NYN domain-containing protein encodes the protein MSVSEQYTDTAGTAPAGTAVSSGSPVVGARDGRHQKRVLLVWDAPNLDMGLGAILGGRPTAAYRPRFDALGRWLLSRTAELSASGTDTLEPEATVFTNIAAGSADVVRPWVEALRNVGFAVFAKPKIDEDSDVDSDMLDHIALRHGEGLAGVMVASADGQAFREPLEDIAATGIPVQILGFREHASWAVASDLLDFVDLEDIPGVFREPLPRVSLDTLPDEGAWLQPFRPLSALLVGRKSAAE
- the trmB gene encoding tRNA (guanosine(46)-N7)-methyltransferase TrmB — translated: MPETPLMRDNGPVNHADQDAPAVPEEGQTKDSKGSRLHPRVTSFRSRRGALTAAQQESWDRQWPVIGADVSDNRLDAPSWFGRDAPLILEIGSGTGTATAAMAKAEPHVNLMAVEVYRPGLAQLLQQIERDEIPNIRVLRGDAMDVLENMIEPESLTGVRVFFPDPWPKARHHKRRLLQAPTFALIASRLKAGGVLHVATDHAEYAEAIAEAGNAEPLLTSLDWESPMTHERPVTKFEDKAHQVGSAITELIWGKIRS